The following coding sequences are from one Epilithonimonas vandammei window:
- the dprA gene encoding DNA-processing protein DprA yields MFPEEYLYILALRQCKNIGNTNLRKLIQIKGSAKAVWETPKKNLLSISGIGTKITQDIGKKEFLLKAEKELKFCEQKSISIVSHNDSSYPKHLSNCDDAPAILFYRGKLIYNLNPLSIVGTRKITSYGKQFIQELLTGLAGTNICTVSGLALGADTCVHEESLHNHIPTLAVMAQSLDKIYPASNKNLANRILENDGALISEYCTFDNISRENFLQRNRIIAGFSQHLIVVETAFGGGSVTTVSYANSYNRDVFALPGKITDQYSQGCNQLIAENKAESIVNIKSLIDNLNLSVQPELFPEKMPIVKLNPERKEHQQILDILDHQKALSLDEIADKTKIQHHKLLPILLDLELYGHIKCLSGRQYLPNY; encoded by the coding sequence ATGTTTCCGGAAGAATACCTTTATATCCTTGCACTCAGACAATGTAAAAACATTGGCAATACCAACTTGAGAAAACTTATCCAGATAAAAGGTTCTGCAAAAGCAGTCTGGGAAACTCCGAAAAAAAATCTGCTATCAATTTCAGGTATTGGGACAAAGATTACACAGGACATCGGCAAGAAAGAATTTCTTTTAAAAGCTGAAAAGGAACTTAAATTCTGCGAGCAAAAATCAATCAGCATTGTTTCTCATAATGATTCATCTTATCCAAAACATCTTTCAAATTGTGATGATGCACCTGCTATTCTATTTTATCGAGGAAAATTAATATATAATCTCAATCCACTCAGCATTGTAGGTACCAGAAAGATCACATCATACGGTAAACAGTTCATCCAAGAACTGCTGACTGGACTAGCTGGAACAAACATTTGTACTGTTAGCGGATTAGCTTTGGGCGCAGATACTTGTGTACACGAAGAGTCTCTTCATAATCATATTCCTACATTGGCTGTGATGGCACAAAGTCTTGACAAAATCTATCCCGCTTCCAACAAGAACCTTGCAAATAGGATATTGGAAAATGATGGTGCACTGATTTCTGAATATTGCACTTTTGACAATATAAGCAGAGAGAACTTTTTACAACGGAACCGAATTATTGCAGGATTTTCCCAGCATCTTATTGTTGTCGAAACTGCATTTGGCGGCGGCTCTGTAACCACGGTAAGCTATGCCAATTCGTATAACAGAGATGTATTTGCATTACCAGGAAAAATTACAGATCAGTATAGCCAGGGATGTAATCAGCTCATTGCTGAGAATAAAGCAGAATCTATTGTCAATATCAAGTCATTGATTGACAATCTAAATCTTTCTGTCCAGCCAGAGTTATTTCCAGAGAAGATGCCTATTGTAAAACTGAATCCCGAGAGAAAAGAACACCAGCAGATTTTAGATATTCTGGATCATCAGAAAGCACTTTCGCTAGACGAAATAGCAGATAAAACAAAAATCCAACATCATAAGCTCTTACCTATTCTTTTGGATTTGGAACTTTATGGCCATATCAAATGTCTTTCCGGCAGGCAATATCTCCCTAACTACTAG
- a CDS encoding rhomboid family intramembrane serine protease, whose translation MLFKSINLRSLVVPFIMLGMMWSFFILQNIGFFEGCSGAIIPLLPQGLKGVLLAPLLHGNLDHIIGNSLPMAVLLFLLFEFYPKIAFRIFLIGWIASGLLVWMLPPIDLVTGKWNYNCIIGASGLVYMLAFFIFFSGIFRWNMKLLTISLLVALYYGSLIWGIFPEEFFTQLEEPSKISWQSHLAGSITGIILAVLFRKIGEEKKRKFIWEFPNYYNERDDKMWQEYIANHPEDFEELPQLKQENIWEYLDEIRKREK comes from the coding sequence ATGCTTTTCAAATCTATCAATCTAAGATCATTAGTAGTCCCTTTTATTATGCTGGGGATGATGTGGAGTTTCTTCATCCTTCAGAATATAGGCTTTTTTGAGGGTTGCAGCGGTGCTATTATTCCACTTTTACCACAAGGGTTGAAAGGTGTTTTGCTCGCTCCACTTCTGCACGGCAATCTGGATCATATTATAGGAAACTCTCTTCCTATGGCTGTTTTGTTATTTTTACTTTTCGAGTTTTACCCCAAAATAGCATTTCGGATTTTCCTGATCGGCTGGATAGCTTCAGGATTATTGGTTTGGATGCTCCCACCCATTGATCTCGTTACTGGAAAATGGAATTATAACTGCATCATTGGTGCAAGCGGATTGGTTTATATGCTAGCGTTTTTTATTTTTTTCAGTGGTATTTTCCGCTGGAATATGAAACTGCTCACCATATCGTTGTTAGTGGCATTGTACTATGGGAGCTTGATCTGGGGCATTTTTCCGGAAGAGTTTTTTACACAGCTGGAAGAACCAAGTAAGATCAGCTGGCAGTCGCACCTGGCTGGCAGTATTACAGGAATTATTCTTGCTGTACTTTTCAGAAAAATAGGAGAAGAGAAAAAAAGAAAATTTATTTGGGAATTTCCTAATTATTACAACGAGCGTGATGACAAGATGTGGCAGGAATATATTGCCAATCATCCGGAGGATTTTGAAGAATTACCTCAGCTTAAGCAGGAAAATATCTGGGAATATCTGGATGAAATTCGGAAAAGAGAAAAATAG
- a CDS encoding DUF3078 domain-containing protein has translation MRKVLVFVIMFLGCFMQAQVVDYQKIIDSIAQKKWDSTSIDLDSLANPKIVDIRSIKKDSVKITNNVIIIPNSNDASPLTPSSILTLPTLKRWFIFGQNSLVFNQSSFANWYAGGNNNIGVIGKVNYNIVYKKDRHYLDNNIQLGYGFVSSTGQSTRKTDDYINLMTNYGYELAQHYYLSTGFQFLSQFTAGYNYSNTPDPVFNDRISKFMAPGYLNLGIGLSYNPNENLQIILRPLNGKFTFVLDKKLQFAGNYGLEKDGQSLRAEVGTMLNILYKIKLFKDATYVNSVNFFSNYLQHSERVDINYTGSLNLKFNKYITTVVTIDIVYDHDQIQKLQRKQTLGVGITYNLGYKIERDKTSVIKPFVN, from the coding sequence ATGAGAAAGGTATTGGTATTTGTAATTATGTTTTTGGGATGTTTTATGCAAGCTCAGGTTGTTGATTATCAGAAAATAATTGATTCTATAGCCCAAAAGAAGTGGGATTCTACATCAATAGACTTGGATAGTCTGGCGAATCCCAAAATTGTAGATATCAGATCTATCAAAAAAGATTCTGTTAAAATTACGAATAATGTGATCATTATCCCAAACTCTAATGATGCAAGTCCGCTTACGCCTTCTTCAATCCTTACATTGCCTACACTGAAGCGTTGGTTTATTTTCGGACAAAATAGTCTTGTATTTAATCAATCCTCTTTTGCTAATTGGTACGCCGGGGGGAATAATAACATCGGTGTCATTGGAAAAGTTAACTATAACATTGTATATAAAAAAGACAGACATTATCTGGATAATAACATTCAGCTGGGCTACGGCTTTGTCTCATCCACGGGCCAATCTACCAGAAAAACAGATGATTATATCAATCTAATGACCAATTATGGCTATGAACTTGCGCAGCATTATTATCTCTCCACAGGATTTCAGTTTTTATCTCAGTTTACTGCCGGATATAATTATTCTAACACGCCGGATCCAGTTTTTAATGATAGGATCTCGAAATTTATGGCACCCGGTTATCTGAACCTTGGTATTGGTCTTTCCTATAATCCTAACGAAAATTTGCAGATTATTCTGAGACCTCTTAACGGAAAATTTACTTTCGTACTTGATAAAAAGCTGCAATTTGCGGGAAATTATGGTCTTGAAAAAGACGGTCAAAGTCTGAGGGCTGAGGTCGGTACAATGCTTAATATTCTATATAAAATCAAACTTTTTAAAGATGCAACTTATGTCAATTCAGTGAATTTCTTTAGTAATTATCTCCAACATTCCGAACGTGTCGATATCAACTACACGGGTAGTCTAAATCTTAAATTCAATAAATATATCACAACTGTAGTCACTATAGATATTGTGTATGATCATGACCAGATTCAGAAGCTCCAGAGAAAGCAAACATTGGGTGTTGGAATTACTTACAATCTCGGATATAAAATTGAACGGGATAAAACCAGTGTCATAAAACCGTTTGTGAACTAA
- a CDS encoding IS1182 family transposase has protein sequence MNFKHYNQNQLVLFPYSFEELIPDNHPVRIVNDILERINIDPLLKAYSKEGNPSYHPVMMLKVMVFAYMNNIYSSRKIEKALRENINFMWLSNMSIVDHNTVNRFRAHKLEAAFKDIFSQVVLLLAEEGLVSLKQVFVDGTKIEAQANRYTFVWANAIKTNKEKMLRQLEDLWKYAQSVAREEDKDPEPPEFKEISKEKIQQTVENINAKLKGGNGKTDSDKKAKAKLNYIKNNFEKNLDKYEAQEAILAERNSYSKTDEDATFMRLKDDHMQNGQLKPAYNAQISTENQFIVNYTIHQETNDFNTLKRHLENFEKLFGKKKLGELEELTADAGYGSEENYELLEQKNIIPFVKYNTFDKEQNAHYQAKHKTFSKEHLHYNQEKDYYVCAMGQKMEKTHVSTRKTKTGYPQKLSHYQAKNCDGCPIRGVCHSSKENRSIERNHHLEDYKEKIRELLNSQEGIKKRKQRSIEVEPVFAHLKHCNNFKRFTLRGLKKVELEFGLHALAHNLRKKVA, from the coding sequence ATGAATTTCAAGCATTATAACCAAAATCAGCTGGTGCTGTTTCCTTATAGTTTTGAGGAGTTGATTCCCGATAATCATCCTGTTCGGATTGTCAATGATATTTTGGAGAGGATCAATATAGACCCGCTGCTAAAAGCCTACAGCAAAGAGGGAAATCCCAGCTATCATCCCGTGATGATGCTCAAAGTGATGGTTTTTGCCTATATGAACAACATTTATTCCTCCCGGAAAATCGAAAAAGCACTTCGCGAAAACATCAACTTTATGTGGCTCTCCAATATGAGCATCGTGGATCATAATACCGTGAACAGATTTCGGGCTCACAAGCTTGAAGCGGCTTTCAAAGATATTTTCTCGCAAGTGGTTTTGCTTCTTGCCGAAGAAGGTTTGGTAAGTTTGAAACAGGTTTTTGTGGACGGAACGAAAATCGAAGCACAGGCAAACCGCTACACTTTTGTGTGGGCCAATGCCATTAAAACCAACAAAGAAAAGATGCTCCGCCAATTGGAAGATCTTTGGAAATATGCCCAAAGCGTGGCAAGGGAAGAGGACAAAGACCCTGAACCGCCGGAATTTAAAGAAATCAGCAAAGAAAAAATTCAGCAAACGGTAGAAAATATCAATGCCAAATTAAAAGGCGGCAACGGTAAAACTGATTCCGACAAAAAAGCTAAAGCCAAGCTGAATTACATTAAAAATAATTTTGAGAAAAACCTCGATAAATACGAAGCTCAGGAGGCTATTTTGGCAGAGAGGAATTCCTACAGCAAGACGGATGAAGACGCCACTTTTATGAGGCTAAAGGATGACCATATGCAAAACGGACAGCTCAAACCGGCCTATAATGCACAGATTTCTACCGAGAATCAGTTTATTGTAAATTACACGATCCATCAAGAGACCAACGACTTCAATACCCTGAAGCGTCATTTGGAGAATTTTGAGAAATTGTTCGGCAAAAAAAAACTCGGAGAATTGGAAGAACTCACTGCCGATGCGGGCTACGGAAGCGAGGAAAATTATGAATTATTGGAACAAAAAAACATTATTCCATTTGTAAAGTACAACACCTTCGATAAAGAGCAAAATGCCCATTATCAGGCGAAACACAAGACTTTCAGCAAAGAACACCTGCACTACAATCAGGAAAAAGATTATTACGTCTGTGCGATGGGTCAAAAGATGGAAAAAACGCACGTAAGCACTCGGAAAACCAAGACCGGTTATCCTCAAAAACTCTCCCATTATCAGGCTAAAAATTGTGATGGATGCCCAATCAGAGGCGTTTGCCACAGTTCCAAAGAAAACCGGAGCATTGAGCGAAACCATCATTTGGAAGATTACAAAGAAAAAATCCGGGAACTATTAAACAGCCAAGAAGGCATTAAAAAAAGAAAACAACGGTCAATTGAAGTAGAACCTGTGTTTGCACACCTGAAACATTGCAACAATTTTAAGCGATTCACACTTAGAGGTCTGAAAAAAGTAGAATTGGAGTTCGGATTGCACGCATTAGCACACAATTTAAGAAAGAAAGTTGCCTAA
- the msrA gene encoding peptide-methionine (S)-S-oxide reductase MsrA yields MDKNNLEYTTLAGGCFWCVESCFHMLKGVDSVVSGYSGGHKDNPTYEEVCTGTTGHAEVVQIAFDPKIISFKQLLEVFWFLHNPTTLNRQGEDIGTQYRSAIFYHSENQKLEAEESMEASEAKQEWNGKYVTEIVPFKKFWAAETYHQGYYNANPTQPYCSAVVGPKIQKFKKHFAELGWLNEESVSQ; encoded by the coding sequence ATGGATAAGAACAATTTAGAATATACCACTTTGGCAGGCGGATGTTTCTGGTGTGTGGAAAGTTGTTTTCATATGCTGAAAGGTGTAGATTCTGTAGTCTCTGGATATTCCGGCGGTCACAAAGACAATCCTACTTATGAAGAAGTTTGTACAGGAACAACAGGACATGCAGAAGTGGTCCAAATCGCATTCGACCCAAAAATTATTTCTTTTAAGCAATTGCTGGAAGTGTTTTGGTTTCTTCATAACCCAACCACGCTTAACAGACAAGGCGAAGATATAGGAACACAATACCGCTCAGCCATTTTTTACCATTCTGAAAACCAAAAGCTAGAAGCTGAAGAATCTATGGAGGCATCTGAAGCCAAGCAGGAATGGAACGGGAAATATGTGACGGAAATTGTACCTTTTAAAAAATTCTGGGCAGCAGAAACCTACCATCAGGGTTATTACAATGCTAATCCAACTCAGCCCTATTGTAGCGCTGTTGTAGGACCAAAGATTCAGAAGTTTAAAAAGCATTTTGCCGAACTGGGATGGCTAAACGAAGAATCTGTCTCACAATAA
- a CDS encoding ROK family protein: protein MSLIDLSKQVALGIDIGGTNTKFGLVNHRGEILAKGSIKTDEYEKVEDFIDALYQNINPLIEKYSPNKNLDGIGVGAPNANYYRGTIEQAPNLRWKGVVPFAELMTKKFGFSCRMTNDANAAALGEMMFGAARGMKDFIMITLGTGVGSGIIAGGSLIYGHDGFAGELGHTIVKPGGRKHWSTGSEGSLEAYASATGISITAKKFRAEFPDSMLNQYREEEINSKTVYECAQKGDPTAIEVFRYTGQKLGEALANFVMFSSPEAILLFGGVIKAGDYLLKPTKLHMERNLLPIFRGKVKLVFSELDEADAAILGASALVWENNK from the coding sequence ATGTCATTAATAGATCTGTCAAAGCAAGTAGCTTTAGGAATTGATATCGGTGGGACAAATACGAAATTCGGATTGGTAAATCACAGAGGTGAGATTCTTGCAAAAGGAAGCATTAAAACTGATGAGTATGAAAAAGTTGAAGATTTTATCGACGCTTTATACCAAAATATCAATCCGCTAATAGAAAAGTATTCTCCTAATAAAAACTTAGACGGCATTGGCGTAGGTGCACCCAATGCCAATTATTACAGAGGAACTATAGAACAGGCACCTAACCTGAGGTGGAAAGGTGTAGTTCCCTTTGCAGAACTGATGACAAAAAAATTCGGCTTTTCTTGCAGAATGACCAATGATGCAAATGCTGCTGCATTGGGCGAGATGATGTTTGGAGCAGCGAGAGGAATGAAGGATTTTATAATGATTACACTAGGAACAGGTGTCGGCAGTGGCATTATTGCTGGTGGAAGTCTCATCTATGGACACGACGGTTTTGCTGGAGAACTAGGCCACACCATCGTGAAGCCAGGCGGAAGAAAACATTGGAGCACCGGTTCCGAAGGCAGTCTAGAAGCTTATGCATCGGCAACCGGAATTTCTATTACTGCAAAAAAGTTCCGGGCAGAGTTTCCTGATTCTATGCTGAATCAATACCGAGAAGAAGAAATCAACTCAAAAACAGTTTACGAATGTGCGCAAAAGGGTGATCCGACCGCCATTGAAGTGTTCCGATACACTGGTCAGAAACTGGGCGAGGCGCTTGCAAACTTTGTGATGTTTTCTTCACCTGAAGCCATTTTACTATTCGGCGGTGTTATCAAAGCCGGCGATTATCTTCTGAAACCTACAAAATTACATATGGAAAGAAATCTGCTCCCGATTTTCCGAGGCAAAGTAAAACTTGTTTTCAGCGAACTGGACGAGGCAGATGCGGCCATCCTTGGCGCTAGTGCGCTGGTATGGGAAAATAATAAATAA
- a CDS encoding PepSY-associated TM helix domain-containing protein: MIKKHHHKKKPGFFKKWSTKLHLWFGLSIGLLIFIISITGALYVFKDEVENYTRKEYIYHNEKNIDQKQILPIRQIEKLVNEQTKEKYPIHWVNIPIDSKMSYQFYWYEHQPDQWNYFDEFPIYKLAYVNPYTGKVLQTYDEKNGFFAIVKSIHWSFLLKQDWGTYVVGIPVIIFLIMLLTGIVLWWPKNKSARKQRFRFQWKDTTQWKRKNYDLHNILGFYSSIFALILTITGLFYAFFVVQASIYYIFSGGETAYPDFSKITTKAPIEMRNEGTLDKISDKVKELYPHAYGFSMDLGHPHLDDHEHPNFEVYVKHLSYSYHKSSSLIFDENSGELLHRHDPEDKNFGEKTVAANYDIHVGAILGLPTKIIAFIVSVIIASMPVTGFLIWYGRRKKNNNFHKNLK, encoded by the coding sequence ATGATCAAAAAACACCATCATAAAAAGAAACCAGGATTTTTCAAAAAATGGTCGACCAAACTACATCTGTGGTTTGGCTTGTCCATTGGTTTGCTGATATTCATTATTTCCATTACCGGTGCGCTTTACGTATTTAAGGATGAGGTGGAGAACTATACAAGAAAAGAGTACATCTATCACAATGAGAAAAACATTGACCAGAAACAAATCCTTCCCATCCGCCAGATAGAAAAATTGGTTAACGAGCAGACCAAGGAAAAATATCCCATTCACTGGGTCAATATTCCGATTGATAGTAAAATGTCTTATCAGTTTTACTGGTATGAGCATCAGCCGGACCAATGGAATTATTTTGACGAATTTCCGATTTACAAATTGGCTTACGTCAATCCTTACACCGGAAAAGTCCTGCAAACTTATGATGAGAAAAACGGATTCTTTGCCATTGTAAAATCCATCCACTGGAGTTTCCTTCTGAAGCAGGATTGGGGAACTTACGTGGTAGGAATCCCTGTTATCATTTTCCTAATAATGCTGCTTACTGGCATCGTTCTTTGGTGGCCGAAAAATAAATCCGCTAGAAAACAGCGCTTCAGATTTCAATGGAAAGATACCACACAATGGAAGCGTAAAAACTACGACCTACATAATATCCTGGGATTTTATTCTTCAATCTTTGCCTTGATCCTTACTATCACCGGCCTGTTTTATGCATTTTTTGTGGTGCAGGCATCAATCTATTATATTTTTTCCGGTGGAGAAACGGCTTATCCAGATTTTTCAAAAATTACTACCAAGGCACCTATTGAGATGAGAAATGAAGGAACACTTGATAAAATTTCGGACAAAGTAAAAGAGCTTTATCCCCACGCATATGGCTTTAGTATGGACTTGGGACATCCGCATCTTGATGATCACGAGCATCCGAACTTTGAAGTCTATGTAAAGCACCTCTCCTATTCTTATCATAAAAGCAGCAGCCTTATTTTTGATGAGAATTCCGGAGAATTGTTGCACAGACACGATCCTGAAGACAAAAATTTTGGCGAAAAAACAGTTGCAGCCAATTATGACATCCACGTTGGGGCGATTTTAGGACTGCCTACAAAGATCATAGCGTTTATTGTTAGTGTGATTATTGCATCAATGCCAGTTACCGGATTTTTGATCTGGTACGGAAGACGAAAAAAGAATAATAATTTTCATAAAAATTTAAAATAG
- a CDS encoding TonB-dependent siderophore receptor has product MKRIILSVLVLSSAILFAQEKDSIKSNNIEEVVVNGKYYKKYVEKEGSSSLRLDEELIKIPQNVSIITNRALEDQQVTTLSDGVLRNVAGAQRLEHWGDMYTRVNMRGSRAAAFLNGVNVTSNWGPLSEDMSFVDHIEFIKGPSGFLMSNGEPSGIYNIVTKKPTGKTLNGTARVTLGSYNMYRGETDIDTKLTDKVAFRLNLMAQNKNSFRDYEFNNRYIINPSLKVMLSDKTTLTAEYIYQKAKMSEVGSAYVFSYDGYATRPQSYTHTDPGIAPTNVNNNTVNVNLQHQFNDNWKLTTQLTYVNEYTMGSNIWPSMFVGNYMIRRLGYWEADNTMKFGHAFLNGLIKTGNVNHKILAGLDLGSKKYLADWSQGYNLDKFNANGDYREPTATDAGNTIPDYSYWYNLNTQNYDSNGNIAYYGPNNSTAFVAFDGTKPLSARSSKIDQNYTGFYIQDELGFFDDKLRLTLAARYTSVTENNYGTKSEADKITPRVGISYSIDQNLAVYGLFDQAFVPQAAIFRNGDLAKPITGNNFELGVKKDWFGGKWNTTLAAYNIIKNNATVSDPNNSAGEQFSILLGKTRVQGIEFDLKGEITRGFNAIFNYAFTENKVTESNEPISNPVGMKVPGYAKHTANGWLNYTFINGVLEGFGLSFGGTYLADRSTWSWANNGTQKNMGDYVKFDAGLSWENTSFRVGLNVFNVFNRYLYSGAAYGAYYYYQAEAPRNFRLSVGYKF; this is encoded by the coding sequence ATGAAGCGAATTATTCTGAGTGTTTTGGTATTATCATCAGCAATACTCTTTGCGCAGGAAAAAGACTCCATCAAATCCAATAATATTGAAGAAGTTGTTGTAAATGGGAAATATTACAAAAAATATGTGGAGAAGGAAGGTTCATCTTCCTTGAGATTAGATGAGGAATTGATCAAAATCCCGCAAAATGTTTCTATTATTACAAACAGAGCCTTGGAGGATCAGCAGGTTACAACCTTAAGCGATGGTGTCTTAAGAAATGTGGCAGGAGCACAGAGGCTGGAACATTGGGGAGATATGTATACAAGGGTTAATATGAGAGGTTCAAGGGCTGCTGCATTCCTTAATGGCGTAAATGTAACTTCCAACTGGGGTCCCCTAAGCGAAGATATGTCTTTTGTAGATCATATAGAATTTATAAAAGGTCCGTCTGGATTTCTGATGTCAAACGGCGAACCAAGCGGAATTTACAATATCGTTACCAAAAAACCGACAGGAAAAACGCTGAATGGAACAGCAAGAGTAACTTTAGGAAGCTACAACATGTATCGTGGCGAGACAGATATTGACACAAAACTTACGGATAAAGTTGCTTTTAGATTAAATCTTATGGCTCAAAACAAAAACAGCTTCAGAGACTATGAGTTTAATAACAGATATATTATCAATCCCTCTCTTAAAGTAATGCTTTCCGACAAAACCACGTTGACCGCAGAATATATCTATCAAAAAGCGAAAATGTCTGAAGTAGGCTCGGCTTATGTATTCAGCTATGACGGTTATGCTACGAGACCACAGAGTTATACACACACAGACCCCGGAATTGCTCCGACTAATGTTAATAATAATACCGTCAATGTAAACCTGCAACACCAATTCAATGACAACTGGAAACTGACAACACAGCTTACCTATGTCAATGAATATACAATGGGAAGTAATATATGGCCAAGTATGTTTGTCGGAAACTATATGATACGCCGGTTAGGTTATTGGGAGGCAGACAATACTATGAAATTCGGACACGCATTCCTGAACGGTCTCATAAAAACCGGTAATGTGAATCATAAAATACTAGCCGGATTGGATCTTGGAAGCAAAAAATACCTTGCGGACTGGAGCCAAGGATACAACCTGGATAAATTCAATGCGAATGGGGATTATAGAGAACCTACAGCTACTGATGCAGGAAATACCATTCCAGATTACAGCTATTGGTATAATCTGAATACTCAAAACTATGACAGTAATGGAAATATTGCCTATTACGGTCCAAACAATAGTACTGCCTTCGTAGCCTTTGACGGAACAAAACCTCTTTCTGCAAGATCAAGCAAGATCGATCAAAACTATACAGGATTTTACATTCAGGATGAGTTGGGTTTTTTTGACGATAAACTCAGACTTACACTAGCCGCTCGCTACACCAGCGTAACAGAAAATAATTACGGAACAAAATCTGAGGCAGATAAAATAACACCACGTGTGGGCATTAGTTACTCAATAGATCAAAACCTAGCTGTATACGGCTTGTTCGATCAGGCATTTGTACCACAAGCCGCTATCTTTAGAAATGGTGATCTGGCTAAACCGATAACGGGAAACAATTTTGAGCTTGGAGTAAAAAAAGATTGGTTTGGAGGAAAATGGAATACAACACTAGCTGCATACAATATTATAAAAAACAATGCGACTGTTTCCGATCCTAACAATTCAGCAGGCGAACAATTCTCCATTCTGCTCGGTAAAACAAGAGTACAAGGTATAGAATTCGATCTGAAAGGTGAGATTACCAGAGGCTTCAACGCTATTTTTAATTATGCCTTTACAGAAAATAAAGTGACAGAATCCAACGAACCCATCAGTAACCCTGTAGGTATGAAAGTTCCAGGATACGCTAAACATACTGCTAACGGATGGTTAAATTATACCTTTATCAATGGAGTGTTAGAAGGTTTTGGACTATCTTTCGGAGGAACTTATTTAGCAGACAGAAGCACTTGGTCTTGGGCGAACAACGGCACTCAAAAAAATATGGGTGATTATGTTAAATTCGATGCCGGATTATCTTGGGAAAATACTTCATTCAGAGTTGGCCTTAATGTTTTCAATGTCTTTAATAGGTATCTGTACTCTGGTGCTGCTTACGGTGCATATTATTACTATCAGGCCGAAGCTCCACGAAATTTCAGACTATCTGTAGGCTACAAATTCTAA